The following are encoded together in the Adhaeribacter arboris genome:
- a CDS encoding 3-keto-disaccharide hydrolase — protein sequence MIGKYLLDKDLSKWEMYLSYRHKVGYKGEVPLDTDGTPIQPIGYNKNTNNVFTVVEEDGAPVLRVSGEIYGCVFTKQEFQNYHLKLKVKWGSKKWEPRTNLLKDSGVLYHSIGESGKDYWRAWMLGQEFQIMEGHMGDYWTIASSAVDIRAYLPEGAMNTVASASQPFLPLGKGTERSGFCLRSEDREKPQGEWNEIELICFGDKSLHIVNGQVVMVLQNSRYVDNGQTIPLTKGKLQLQSEAAEVFYKDIKIKNLPELPKQYAAYFEQ from the coding sequence ATGATTGGGAAATATTTACTTGATAAAGATTTGAGTAAATGGGAAATGTACCTGAGCTACCGCCATAAAGTGGGCTACAAAGGCGAAGTTCCTCTGGATACAGATGGTACTCCCATTCAACCGATTGGCTACAATAAAAATACCAATAATGTATTTACGGTGGTGGAAGAAGATGGTGCCCCGGTGTTACGGGTCAGTGGTGAGATTTACGGTTGCGTTTTCACGAAACAAGAATTTCAGAATTACCACCTGAAACTAAAAGTAAAATGGGGAAGTAAAAAGTGGGAACCCCGGACTAACCTGCTGAAAGATTCGGGAGTTTTATACCATTCTATCGGGGAAAGCGGTAAAGATTATTGGCGGGCCTGGATGTTGGGGCAGGAATTTCAGATAATGGAAGGCCACATGGGCGATTATTGGACCATAGCTTCATCGGCCGTTGACATTCGGGCCTACCTGCCCGAAGGAGCTATGAATACGGTGGCAAGTGCCAGCCAACCCTTTTTACCTTTGGGGAAAGGTACCGAGCGCAGTGGTTTTTGTTTGCGCAGCGAAGACCGCGAAAAACCGCAGGGCGAGTGGAACGAGATAGAGCTTATTTGTTTCGGCGACAAAAGTTTACATATTGTGAACGGCCAAGTAGTAATGGTGCTGCAAAATTCCCGCTACGTAGATAATGGGCAAACTATCCCGCTTACCAAAGGCAAACTACAACTACAAAGCGAAGCCGCCGAAGTATTTTACAAAGACATAAAAATTAAAAATTTACCCGAGTTGCCGAAACAGTACGCGGCTTATTTCGAGCAATAA
- a CDS encoding NCS2 family permease — protein MRYSFHLAQNNTKLSTEIIAGVSSFLATSYIIVVNPSILSQTGMPFAGVLTATVLVCFGSSLMMGLFARNPILVAPGMGLNAFFTFSAVLGMKVPWPVALGAVFWSGIIFLILSVFNVRTFIVRAIPRPLRYAIAAGIGLFITLIGFSNAKFIIAHPATIIGVSPLNPALITFLAGLLLTALLVTRQVPGAILLGILFTTLAAYPLGRWWSLTEAPLVTLNGVLAAPDFSLLLRLDLLHSLQWSVVPVIFAFVFTDLFDSLSTLVGLAEAANLLDENGEPRHVKRALLTDAVATTLAGLVGSSPGTAYIESAVGIEAGGRTGLTAVVGALLFLPFLFLAPLLAVIPAIATAPALVLVGVFMIRPVTKINWGQLHEAIPAFLAMVLIPFTYSITQGIIWGFLSWTALKLATGNRADISLALLVIDAFCILALFLA, from the coding sequence ATGCGGTACTCCTTCCATTTAGCCCAAAATAACACCAAACTATCCACCGAAATTATCGCGGGTGTTTCCTCTTTTCTAGCTACTTCGTACATTATTGTGGTTAACCCCAGTATTCTTAGTCAAACCGGAATGCCGTTTGCCGGCGTACTCACGGCTACGGTGTTGGTTTGTTTTGGCAGTAGCCTGATGATGGGGCTTTTTGCCCGTAACCCTATTTTAGTAGCTCCGGGTATGGGTTTAAATGCTTTTTTCACTTTTTCGGCGGTGCTGGGCATGAAAGTACCCTGGCCGGTTGCCTTAGGAGCGGTATTTTGGTCCGGAATTATTTTTTTAATCTTGTCTGTTTTTAACGTTCGCACTTTTATTGTGCGGGCAATTCCCCGGCCTTTGCGTTACGCCATTGCGGCAGGTATTGGTTTATTTATTACCCTGATCGGCTTTTCCAACGCGAAATTTATCATTGCTCATCCGGCCACTATTATTGGCGTCAGTCCTTTAAACCCGGCTTTGATCACATTTCTAGCTGGTTTGTTACTAACGGCTCTACTCGTTACCCGGCAAGTACCGGGCGCTATTTTACTCGGAATTTTATTTACCACCTTAGCTGCCTACCCGCTAGGCCGTTGGTGGAGCCTTACCGAAGCACCTTTAGTTACTTTAAACGGAGTTTTAGCGGCTCCCGATTTTAGTTTACTCTTGCGCTTAGATTTGCTGCACTCGCTGCAATGGTCGGTGGTGCCGGTAATATTTGCATTTGTTTTTACCGATTTGTTCGATAGCCTGTCTACCCTGGTAGGTTTGGCCGAAGCCGCTAATTTGCTCGATGAAAACGGCGAACCCCGCCACGTAAAACGCGCCCTGCTTACCGATGCGGTAGCTACCACTTTGGCCGGGCTGGTAGGTTCCAGTCCCGGTACGGCTTACATTGAGTCGGCGGTAGGCATTGAGGCCGGCGGACGCACCGGCTTAACCGCCGTAGTAGGAGCTTTGCTATTTTTACCTTTCCTGTTTCTGGCCCCGCTGTTAGCCGTTATTCCGGCCATTGCCACCGCACCAGCTTTGGTGCTGGTAGGAGTATTCATGATTCGGCCTGTTACTAAAATTAATTGGGGGCAATTGCACGAAGCCATTCCGGCTTTTTTGGCTATGGTGTTAATTCCGTTTACTTATTCCATCACGCAAGGCATTATCTGGGGATTTTTATCCTGGACTGCTTTAAAACTGGCTACTGGTAACCGCGCGGACATAAGTTTAGCTTTACTCGTAATTGATGCTTTTTGTATTCTGGCTTTATTTCTGGCTTAA
- a CDS encoding T9SS type A sorting domain-containing protein, giving the protein MKKMYTYRVLFPFMPFAGYHGWFRLFLLLLLFIGFCSKVSAQSIIWESTFGGRISLDEDSNITYGRSQLGSVINTPDGGTLIGGQSDAEAGLDKSQPRLGRYDYWLVKTNENGIKQWDKVLGGSGQEEFVAVLATPDGGYLVGGSSDSPAGNDKSEAGKGSSDYWIVKLDSMGNKQWDKTLGGNNYDQLRALATTPDGGYLLAGNSNSRASGDKSEAGNGNNDYWIIKIDSSGTVQWNKTLGGANLDYLVKVLPALDGGYLLAGETDSVVYEKDGTRFTVKTRNFNVIKIDTTGTELWNKTFYKPYNTPLKDFVPTPDGNYLLAGSNYLVKINENGIQLLERNISRFLQANKELESVLATPDGGYLLGTNGQYTNYNQENNRNDDFRLVKLDQNGVFLWESPYGGNGFDFLTRIILTKDGHYLLGGYTSFSDGIDKTNGIKGEFDYWVVKVKEDQQPDLISWNQRYGGTAQDNFTQVIQTVDGGYLLGGYSLSDSTGDKSQRKQGGFDFWVVKTDDEGNKIWEKTYGGTNNDYLNSILELPAGGFLLGGSSESGAGGDKTEASRGSRDYWIIRLDYKGDLVWNHTYGGTGTEELRKMQHLPHGGYLLAGTSNSPVSGEKSQPSQGQQDYWIMRLDEQGQKIWDRSYGGTANDILADLLTNPDGSILLGGTSHSRKTGDKSQASQGGSDYWVVKTDSTGLLLWDKRFGGTEQDNLFALASSPEGTYLLAGQSLSDDSGDKTQPSQGNQDYWLVKINNNGNKIWDKTFGGRGKEELRSLTTTREGGYVLGGTSFSGRNGDKTQNSRGSGDYWLVKTDSSGTKLWDYRFGGTGNDELRIVQETREGGLIVGGRSTSRVSGDKTQPGWGNTDYWLVKLSATGVGFINLDNPPVASVLPPTVSPLISGVSLKAYPNPFPAQLQVQFKLPRTQTISVQIYDGQGLEVATLFQGEVQANQTYQFQWQPKAFMPTGLYFVRLQTPQKVSFQKVLFTR; this is encoded by the coding sequence ATGAAAAAAATGTATACCTATCGGGTACTCTTCCCGTTTATGCCTTTTGCTGGCTATCATGGCTGGTTCCGGCTGTTCTTGCTTCTCCTTCTTTTTATTGGTTTTTGTTCCAAAGTGTCGGCCCAAAGCATTATCTGGGAAAGTACCTTCGGTGGCCGCATTTCCCTGGACGAGGATTCTAACATTACTTATGGCCGTTCTCAGTTAGGTTCTGTAATTAACACTCCCGATGGTGGTACCCTAATTGGTGGTCAATCGGATGCGGAGGCTGGTTTGGATAAGTCGCAGCCCCGGCTGGGCAGATACGATTACTGGTTGGTAAAAACAAATGAAAACGGGATAAAACAATGGGATAAAGTATTAGGTGGTAGCGGTCAGGAAGAATTCGTAGCCGTACTAGCTACTCCGGACGGTGGTTACCTGGTGGGTGGTTCTTCTGATTCACCGGCCGGGAACGACAAAAGCGAAGCAGGCAAAGGCAGTTCGGATTATTGGATCGTGAAACTGGATAGTATGGGCAACAAGCAATGGGATAAAACCCTAGGCGGCAACAATTACGATCAATTAAGAGCTCTAGCAACTACTCCGGATGGGGGTTATTTACTGGCCGGCAATTCTAACTCTCGGGCAAGCGGCGATAAATCGGAGGCGGGTAACGGAAATAACGATTATTGGATTATAAAAATTGATAGCAGCGGCACCGTACAATGGAATAAAACCTTAGGTGGCGCAAATCTGGATTACCTGGTAAAGGTGCTACCTGCTTTGGATGGCGGTTATCTGCTGGCCGGCGAAACCGATTCGGTGGTTTATGAAAAAGATGGCACTCGCTTTACCGTAAAAACCAGGAATTTTAACGTCATTAAAATTGATACCACCGGTACCGAACTGTGGAACAAGACTTTTTACAAACCCTACAATACGCCGTTAAAAGATTTTGTGCCTACCCCGGATGGCAATTATTTATTAGCGGGCAGCAATTATCTGGTAAAAATTAACGAAAACGGCATTCAGCTTTTAGAAAGAAATATAAGTCGGTTTCTTCAGGCAAACAAAGAACTGGAATCCGTTTTGGCTACTCCGGATGGGGGGTATTTACTCGGTACCAACGGTCAATACACCAACTACAACCAGGAAAATAACCGCAACGACGATTTCCGCTTAGTAAAGCTCGACCAAAATGGTGTTTTTTTATGGGAAAGCCCTTACGGTGGCAATGGATTCGATTTTCTAACCCGGATTATTCTTACCAAGGACGGCCATTACCTGTTGGGCGGTTACACTTCTTTCAGCGACGGCATCGACAAGACAAATGGTATAAAAGGGGAATTTGATTATTGGGTAGTAAAAGTAAAAGAAGATCAGCAACCCGATTTAATCTCCTGGAACCAACGCTACGGCGGCACTGCCCAGGATAATTTTACCCAGGTAATACAAACAGTGGATGGCGGCTATTTACTCGGAGGTTATTCGCTCTCGGATAGTACCGGCGACAAATCGCAGAGGAAACAAGGCGGATTTGATTTTTGGGTAGTAAAAACCGATGATGAAGGCAATAAAATTTGGGAAAAAACGTACGGTGGCACCAATAACGATTATCTTAACAGTATTCTGGAATTACCCGCAGGCGGATTCTTACTAGGCGGCAGTTCCGAGTCGGGCGCCGGCGGCGACAAAACGGAAGCTAGCCGGGGTAGCCGGGACTATTGGATTATTCGCCTGGATTACAAAGGCGACCTGGTATGGAACCACACCTACGGCGGTACGGGTACCGAAGAATTGCGCAAGATGCAACACTTACCCCACGGCGGTTATTTACTAGCCGGTACGAGTAATTCACCCGTAAGCGGGGAAAAAAGCCAACCTAGCCAGGGCCAACAAGATTACTGGATAATGCGCCTCGACGAACAAGGACAAAAAATTTGGGATCGGAGTTACGGGGGCACCGCAAACGATATTTTAGCTGATCTATTGACCAATCCGGACGGCAGTATTTTGCTCGGTGGCACTTCTCATTCCCGGAAAACAGGCGATAAAAGCCAGGCGAGCCAGGGTGGCTCTGATTATTGGGTAGTAAAAACGGACAGCACCGGTTTATTGTTGTGGGACAAACGCTTTGGCGGCACGGAACAAGATAATCTTTTTGCCCTGGCCAGTTCTCCCGAAGGTACTTATTTACTAGCTGGTCAGAGCCTATCCGATGATAGCGGGGATAAAACCCAGCCGAGTCAAGGCAACCAGGATTATTGGTTAGTGAAAATAAATAATAATGGAAATAAAATCTGGGATAAAACCTTTGGCGGAAGAGGAAAAGAAGAACTCCGGTCTTTAACTACCACCCGGGAAGGCGGCTATGTATTAGGCGGCACTTCTTTTTCGGGCCGAAACGGGGATAAAACCCAAAATAGCCGGGGCAGCGGCGATTATTGGCTCGTTAAGACCGATAGCTCGGGTACTAAACTTTGGGATTATCGTTTTGGCGGAACCGGCAACGACGAACTCCGGATCGTACAAGAAACCCGGGAAGGTGGCTTAATTGTGGGCGGGCGATCTACTTCCAGGGTAAGCGGCGACAAAACGCAACCTGGTTGGGGCAATACCGATTATTGGTTAGTAAAATTATCCGCTACCGGGGTTGGCTTCATAAATTTAGACAATCCGCCGGTTGCGTCCGTTCTTCCGCCTACCGTTTCTCCCTTAATCTCCGGAGTAAGTTTAAAAGCTTATCCAAACCCATTCCCAGCTCAGCTCCAGGTACAATTTAAGCTGCCCCGCACGCAAACCATAAGTGTCCAAATCTACGATGGCCAAGGGTTGGAGGTAGCTACTCTTTTTCAGGGAGAAGTGCAGGCAAATCAAACCTATCAATTTCAGTGGCAACCCAAGGCTTTCATGCCTACCGGTTTATATTTTGTACGTCTGCAAACTCCCCAAAAGGTTAGTTTCCAGAAAGTACTATTCACCCGGTAA